A window of the Sabethes cyaneus chromosome 1, idSabCyanKW18_F2, whole genome shotgun sequence genome harbors these coding sequences:
- the LOC128743207 gene encoding acyl-CoA Delta-9 desaturase-like isoform X1, whose protein sequence is MVAVSSSTTNSSKMAPNATVEATGVLNEADAETIDGALAKDITPLKRAEKRKIKLVWRNVLAFGYLHLAAVYGLWLLLTSAKLYTVAFAFVLYVMSGLGITAGAHRLWAHRSYKARLPLRIILALFNTIAFQDCAMHWARDHRVHHKYSETDADPHNATRGFFFSHVGWLLCRKHPEVIAKGRQLDISDLQADPVLRFQKKYYMILMPLACFILPTITPVFCWGETWTNAWFVATLFRWTFILNVTWLVNSAAHKWGDKPYDRTINPAENKTVASFAFGEGWHNYHHVFPWDYKTAELGNYRMNFTTAFIDFFAKIGWAYDLKTVSSEIIEKRVKRTGDGTHSTWGWGDADQDKDEIKAAKIINRKED, encoded by the exons CTCATCAACCACCAACAGTAGCAAGATGGCACCGAATGCAACAGTTGAAGCGACCGGAGTGCTGAACGAAGCCGACGCCGAAACCATCGATGGGGCCCTGGCGAAAGACATTACTCCGCTAAAGCGAGCGGAGAAGCGCAAGATCAAGTTGGTTTGGCGCAACGTGCTCGCCTTCGGTTACCTGCATCTGGCCGCCGTGTACGGTCTCTGGCTCTTGCTGACATCCGCCAAGCTGTACACTGTCGCTTTCG CATTCGTACTGTACGTCATGTCCGGACTTGGCATCACGGCGGGCGCCCACCGGCTGTGGGCTCACCGTTCGTACAAAGCTCGGCTACCGCTCCGAATCATTCTGGCCCTGTTCAACACGATCGCCTTCCAGGATTGCGCCATGCACTGGGCCCGGGACCACCGGGTGCACCACAAGTACTCGGAAACGGATGCCGACCCCCATAATGCGACCCGTGGTTTCTTCTTTTCGCACGTCGGCTGGCTGCTGTGCCGCAAGCACCCGGAGGTCATTGCCAAAGGCCGCCAGCTGGACATTTCCGACCTACAGGCCGACCCGGTGCTGCGGTTCCAAAAGAA ATATTACATGATCCTGATGCCGCTGGCCTGCTTCATTCTGCCTACGATCACACCGGTCTTCTGCTGGGGCGAAACCTGGACCAATGCATGGTTTGTTGCCACCCTATTCCGCTGGACCTTCATCCTGAACGTGACTTGGCTGGTAAACAGTGCCGCCCACAAGTGGGGTGACAAGCCGTACGATAG AACCATCAACCCGGCGGAGAACAAAACCGTAGCCTCGTTCGCGTTCGGCGAAGGCTGGCACAACTATCACCACGTGTTTCCGTGGGACTACAAGACCGCCGAGCTGGGCAACTACCGGATGAACTTTACGACCGCCTTCATCGATTTCTTCGCCAAGATTGGCTGGGCGTACGATCTGAAAACGGTGTCGAGCGAAATCATCGAGAAGCGTGTCAAGCGAACTGGCGACGGAACGCATTCCACCTGGGGCTGGGGTGATGCCGACCAGGACAAGGACGAAATTAAGGCTGCCAAAATCATCAACCGAAAGGAGGACTAA
- the LOC128743207 gene encoding acyl-CoA Delta-9 desaturase-like isoform X2 codes for MAPNATVEATGVLNEADAETIDGALAKDITPLKRAEKRKIKLVWRNVLAFGYLHLAAVYGLWLLLTSAKLYTVAFAFVLYVMSGLGITAGAHRLWAHRSYKARLPLRIILALFNTIAFQDCAMHWARDHRVHHKYSETDADPHNATRGFFFSHVGWLLCRKHPEVIAKGRQLDISDLQADPVLRFQKKYYMILMPLACFILPTITPVFCWGETWTNAWFVATLFRWTFILNVTWLVNSAAHKWGDKPYDRTINPAENKTVASFAFGEGWHNYHHVFPWDYKTAELGNYRMNFTTAFIDFFAKIGWAYDLKTVSSEIIEKRVKRTGDGTHSTWGWGDADQDKDEIKAAKIINRKED; via the exons ATGGCACCGAATGCAACAGTTGAAGCGACCGGAGTGCTGAACGAAGCCGACGCCGAAACCATCGATGGGGCCCTGGCGAAAGACATTACTCCGCTAAAGCGAGCGGAGAAGCGCAAGATCAAGTTGGTTTGGCGCAACGTGCTCGCCTTCGGTTACCTGCATCTGGCCGCCGTGTACGGTCTCTGGCTCTTGCTGACATCCGCCAAGCTGTACACTGTCGCTTTCG CATTCGTACTGTACGTCATGTCCGGACTTGGCATCACGGCGGGCGCCCACCGGCTGTGGGCTCACCGTTCGTACAAAGCTCGGCTACCGCTCCGAATCATTCTGGCCCTGTTCAACACGATCGCCTTCCAGGATTGCGCCATGCACTGGGCCCGGGACCACCGGGTGCACCACAAGTACTCGGAAACGGATGCCGACCCCCATAATGCGACCCGTGGTTTCTTCTTTTCGCACGTCGGCTGGCTGCTGTGCCGCAAGCACCCGGAGGTCATTGCCAAAGGCCGCCAGCTGGACATTTCCGACCTACAGGCCGACCCGGTGCTGCGGTTCCAAAAGAA ATATTACATGATCCTGATGCCGCTGGCCTGCTTCATTCTGCCTACGATCACACCGGTCTTCTGCTGGGGCGAAACCTGGACCAATGCATGGTTTGTTGCCACCCTATTCCGCTGGACCTTCATCCTGAACGTGACTTGGCTGGTAAACAGTGCCGCCCACAAGTGGGGTGACAAGCCGTACGATAG AACCATCAACCCGGCGGAGAACAAAACCGTAGCCTCGTTCGCGTTCGGCGAAGGCTGGCACAACTATCACCACGTGTTTCCGTGGGACTACAAGACCGCCGAGCTGGGCAACTACCGGATGAACTTTACGACCGCCTTCATCGATTTCTTCGCCAAGATTGGCTGGGCGTACGATCTGAAAACGGTGTCGAGCGAAATCATCGAGAAGCGTGTCAAGCGAACTGGCGACGGAACGCATTCCACCTGGGGCTGGGGTGATGCCGACCAGGACAAGGACGAAATTAAGGCTGCCAAAATCATCAACCGAAAGGAGGACTAA
- the LOC128745176 gene encoding probable enoyl-CoA hydratase — MLTIVKTSLRSATGVGRTQFLRYCSTGPNTTSDQAAPTEKTSENEPPILVEKIDSITMIGLNKPNIRNAINAEMGQQLTAAIDAFEKDESAAVGILHGVGGSFCSGYDLSELANPDVKPQSVILQRGGVMGPTRRNFKKPMVCAISGYCVGGGLELALMCDLRVMEELALLGFYNRRFGVPLVDGGSVRLPTLIGVSRAMDLILTGRTVKAKEALEIGLVNRIVAVGTGLGQAFNLASSIAKYPQACLNHDRNSMYYAMFQAKSLEDAMDFEVLSAGEEVLKQAAQGAERFLQGVGKHGKFTEIKERLIPEWEKEEIAHEVAAKGKAKK; from the exons ATGTTGACCATCGTAAAAACATCGCTTCGTTCAGCAACCGGTGTGGGCCGAACGCAATTTCTGCGTTATTGTTCTACTGGCCCCAATACGACATCCGATCAAG CTGCTCCGACAGAAAAGACCAGCGAAAATGAACCACCGATTTTGGTGGAAAAGATCGATAGCATTACGATGATTGGTCTGAACAAACCAAACATCCGCAATGCCATCAACGCTGAAATGGGTCAACAGTTAACCGCGGCTATCGATGCTTTCGAAAAGGACGAATCGGCAGCCGTTGGCATTTTACATGGCGTGGGAGGTTCTTTTTGTTCGGGTTACGATCTATCTGAGCTGGCAAATCCCGATGTTAAACCACAATCTGTGATTCTACAACGGGGCGGTGTCATGGGTCCTACTCGTCGTAATTTCAAGAAACCAATGGTTTGTGCCATCTCCGGGTATTGCGTAGGAGGTGGTTTAGAACTTGCATTGATGTGCGATCTGCGAGTAATGGAGGAGTTGGCCCTGCTTGGTTTTTACAATCGTCGCTTCGGGGTTCCCCTGGTGGATGGTGGATCGGTCCGTCTACCGACATTGATCGGTGTCTCACGGGCTATGGATCTCATCCTCACGGGGCGAACGGTAAAGGCCAAAGAAGCATTGGAAATTGGTCTCGTTAATCGGATTGTTGCTGTCGGAACGGGACTGGGGCAGGCGTTCAATCTGGCCTCAAGCATTGCTAAATATCCACAAGCTTGCTTGAATCACGATCGAAACTCGATGTATTACGCAATGTTTCAGGCTAAGTCTTTGGAAGATGCGATGGACTTCGAAGTGCTGTCGGCCGGAGAGGAAGTCCTCAAGCAAGCCGCTCAAGGTGCCGAGCGGTTCCTTCAGGGCGTAGGCAAGCATGGAAagtttactgaaattaaagaaagacTCATTCCAGAGTGGGAGAAGGAAGAAATTGCCCATGAAGTAGCTGCGAAGGGCAAagcgaaaaaataa